In one window of Catalinimonas alkaloidigena DNA:
- a CDS encoding MOSC domain-containing protein, with protein sequence MQTINDLMQIHPHAGALEWIGLRPGRDAPMQVVDEVEVQPGQGLKGDRFSGKNSDKRAVTLIHAEHLTAVASYLHREDVDPGLVRRNLVVRGLNLLALKERQFRIGEEVILEWTGECHPCSKMEKNLGPGGYNAMRQHGGITARVIQGGTIRRGDAIVPL encoded by the coding sequence GTGCAAACGATAAATGACCTGATGCAGATTCACCCCCACGCCGGCGCGCTGGAGTGGATCGGCCTGCGTCCCGGACGCGATGCTCCCATGCAGGTGGTAGACGAAGTAGAGGTGCAGCCCGGTCAGGGCTTGAAGGGTGATCGCTTTTCGGGAAAAAATAGCGACAAACGCGCCGTAACGCTGATTCATGCCGAGCATCTCACGGCCGTGGCATCGTATCTCCACCGGGAGGACGTAGATCCGGGACTGGTGCGGCGCAACCTGGTGGTGCGCGGCCTGAACCTGCTGGCGCTGAAAGAACGACAATTCCGCATTGGCGAGGAGGTGATTCTGGAATGGACCGGCGAATGCCACCCCTGTTCGAAGATGGAAAAGAACCTGGGGCCAGGTGGGTACAACGCCATGCGTCAGCACGGCGGCATTACAGCCCGTGTCATTCAGGGCGGCACCATCCGTCGGGGCGATGCTATCGTGCCCCTATAA
- the pth gene encoding aminoacyl-tRNA hydrolase, whose amino-acid sequence MKYLIACLGNIGPEYELTRHNIGFLVADRLADQQSTTFRSGRHAFTAEFKYKGRTIYLIKPTTYMNLSGKAVNYWLKELKIPVENLLVVTDDLALPFAKLRLKGKGSNGGHNGLGNIQEVLGTTTYARLRFGIGSEFSRGRQIDYVLSNFSKEEMDEILIPIDRACEMILSFCTVGIDRTMNQFNQ is encoded by the coding sequence ATGAAATATCTGATTGCCTGCCTGGGCAACATCGGTCCTGAATACGAGCTTACGCGTCATAACATTGGTTTTCTGGTCGCCGACCGGCTGGCCGACCAGCAAAGCACCACGTTTCGCTCCGGTCGGCATGCCTTCACGGCCGAGTTCAAATACAAGGGGCGTACCATTTATCTGATCAAGCCGACGACGTACATGAACCTGAGTGGTAAGGCGGTTAACTACTGGCTGAAAGAACTGAAAATCCCCGTTGAAAACCTGCTGGTCGTTACCGACGATCTGGCGCTGCCTTTTGCCAAACTGCGTTTGAAAGGCAAAGGCTCGAATGGCGGCCACAATGGGCTAGGCAATATCCAGGAAGTGCTGGGCACAACGACCTACGCACGCTTGCGATTCGGCATTGGCAGTGAGTTCTCGCGCGGACGTCAGATCGACTACGTATTGAGCAACTTCAGCAAAGAAGAGATGGATGAAATTCTGATTCCGATCGATCGCGCCTGTGAAATGATTCTTTCGTTTTGTACGGTGGGGATCGACCGGACTATGAACCAGTTCAACCAGTAA
- the dtd gene encoding D-aminoacyl-tRNA deacylase, whose amino-acid sequence MIAVIQRVSEASVTIDGNVRGAIGTGLLVLLGITHDDGDEDLTWLSKKVVQLRIFGDEEGKMNRSLLDVGGDLLLISQFTLHASTKKGNRPSYIEAARPDVAVPLYERMIEQLTTDLGKSIATGEFGADMKVRLLNDGPVTIVIDTKDRK is encoded by the coding sequence ATGATTGCCGTCATTCAACGTGTCAGCGAAGCCTCGGTCACCATCGATGGCAATGTGCGCGGCGCCATCGGAACGGGATTGCTGGTGCTGTTGGGCATTACGCACGACGACGGAGACGAAGACCTGACGTGGCTGAGCAAAAAGGTAGTACAGCTGCGGATTTTTGGCGACGAGGAAGGAAAAATGAACCGCTCGTTGCTCGACGTAGGTGGTGACTTGCTGCTGATCAGTCAGTTTACGCTCCATGCCAGTACCAAAAAAGGCAACCGGCCTTCGTACATCGAGGCGGCTCGTCCCGACGTGGCTGTTCCGCTGTATGAGCGGATGATTGAGCAGTTAACGACCGATCTGGGCAAGTCCATTGCCACCGGCGAGTTTGGCGCCGATATGAAAGTGCGTCTGTTGAACGATGGTCCGGTCACGATCGTCATCGATACGAAAGACCGCAAGTAA
- a CDS encoding VOC family protein — MSTPFLGLRTTIYKVTDIDEAKTWYSQVLHMPPYFDEPFYVGFNVAGYELGLQPEAHEPDKTASVVTYWGVDDVQKNYEALLALGAKEFEQPQEVGGGIWVAAVKDPWDNVFGIIHNPHFSLT; from the coding sequence ATGTCCACTCCCTTCCTGGGCCTCCGCACTACTATCTACAAAGTGACTGACATCGACGAGGCAAAAACGTGGTATTCACAGGTGTTGCACATGCCTCCTTATTTCGACGAACCGTTCTACGTGGGTTTCAACGTAGCGGGCTACGAACTGGGACTTCAGCCCGAAGCGCATGAGCCGGACAAAACCGCCAGTGTTGTCACGTATTGGGGCGTCGACGACGTTCAGAAGAACTATGAGGCGTTGCTAGCGCTGGGCGCGAAAGAGTTTGAGCAACCTCAGGAAGTGGGCGGAGGCATTTGGGTCGCCGCTGTGAAAGATCCCTGGGACAACGTCTTCGGCATTATTCACAATCCCCACTTCTCCCTGACGTAG
- a CDS encoding S24 family peptidase: MNQAERLATLRKQTGLTQREAGSRVGVSHSRINVYEKDSNVRIKVPVLRKLAALYGTTPEYIETGEKKVNQPLNKMPPRVIVLDPTETRENILFVPVKAQAGYPRLLNDPSFIRDLQTFSIPGFTNGTYRIFEVAGDSMQPIIQPGDLLICEHIESLEEIKDGDIYVIVSTEGILVKRCINAVRKRGAVIIESENPEYKPDVVMAADILEVWRYKAKITRN, translated from the coding sequence ATGAACCAAGCAGAGCGACTAGCGACATTACGGAAACAAACCGGCCTCACACAACGGGAAGCCGGCAGCCGGGTGGGTGTGAGCCATAGTCGTATAAATGTTTACGAGAAAGATTCTAATGTTCGGATTAAAGTGCCAGTTTTACGGAAACTCGCTGCACTCTACGGCACCACCCCCGAGTACATTGAAACCGGAGAGAAAAAAGTAAACCAACCGTTGAATAAAATGCCACCCCGCGTCATTGTACTGGACCCCACCGAAACCCGCGAAAACATTCTTTTCGTTCCCGTAAAGGCGCAGGCTGGTTATCCGCGTCTGTTGAACGATCCTTCGTTCATCCGCGATCTGCAGACGTTCAGCATTCCCGGTTTCACCAACGGTACATACCGCATTTTCGAAGTAGCCGGCGACAGTATGCAGCCCATCATTCAGCCCGGCGATCTGCTCATCTGCGAGCACATCGAATCTCTGGAAGAAATTAAAGATGGCGACATCTACGTGATTGTCAGCACAGAAGGCATCTTGGTGAAACGGTGCATCAACGCCGTCCGCAAACGCGGCGCCGTGATCATCGAATCGGAAAACCCGGAATACAAACCCGACGTGGTGATGGCCGCCGACATCCTGGAAGTCTGGCGCTACAAAGCCAAAATCACCCGCAACTAG
- a CDS encoding VOC family protein produces MKNSLNWFEIPVADFDRAHRFYSIIYAHQLPIQESDGYRMAMFQDTMEQEGVGGAIVAGAGQIPGPAGAKVYLNLGDNLDEILARVEPAGGKIVIPATKMPEYGSYAVFEDTEGNHVGVHTYN; encoded by the coding sequence ATGAAAAACTCGTTGAACTGGTTCGAAATCCCAGTAGCTGATTTTGACCGTGCACACCGCTTTTACAGCATAATTTACGCACATCAGCTCCCGATTCAGGAGTCGGATGGTTACCGTATGGCCATGTTTCAGGACACTATGGAGCAGGAAGGAGTAGGGGGAGCAATCGTGGCTGGAGCGGGGCAGATACCCGGACCCGCCGGGGCAAAAGTCTACTTGAATTTGGGCGATAATCTGGACGAAATTCTGGCCCGTGTCGAGCCGGCCGGCGGGAAGATTGTCATTCCGGCTACGAAAATGCCGGAGTATGGGAGTTATGCCGTATTTGAAGACACCGAAGGAAATCACGTAGGGGTACACACGTATAATTAG
- a CDS encoding alpha/beta fold hydrolase → MHLVFFPGLGADERVFQDIFLPGHTKQYLQWLPVRPEETLEGYTRRLAEQVTSPEICVFVGVSFGGIVAQVMSRFRPPHRLVLISSFVHPHELPPLFRALGKLRITRWFPMSLLRIPTPFTYWMFGADNARTRGLLSNILHDTDVDFLRWALQQGLAWSGNTGQLIHLRLHGTRDRLLPPARIHGFVPIHRGGHLMVLTQAEQINRQLSALLANEPKQNS, encoded by the coding sequence ATGCACCTGGTCTTCTTCCCAGGATTGGGAGCCGACGAGCGTGTGTTTCAGGATATATTTCTTCCTGGCCATACCAAGCAGTACCTGCAGTGGCTCCCCGTACGCCCAGAAGAAACCCTGGAGGGTTACACGCGACGACTTGCTGAGCAGGTGACTTCACCAGAAATATGCGTTTTTGTAGGCGTTTCGTTTGGAGGCATCGTGGCACAGGTGATGTCTCGATTTCGCCCGCCGCATCGGTTGGTGCTGATTTCCAGTTTCGTGCACCCGCACGAACTTCCACCCCTGTTCCGGGCGCTTGGCAAGCTTCGCATCACGCGGTGGTTTCCCATGTCGCTGCTGCGCATCCCTACGCCGTTTACGTACTGGATGTTTGGCGCCGATAACGCACGTACGCGTGGCCTCTTGAGCAACATATTGCACGATACTGATGTCGATTTTTTGCGTTGGGCACTTCAACAGGGGTTGGCATGGTCAGGCAACACAGGACAGCTAATTCACCTGCGTCTCCACGGCACCCGTGACCGACTCCTGCCACCGGCGCGCATACACGGTTTTGTGCCGATTCATCGGGGAGGCCACTTGATGGTGCTTACACAGGCGGAGCAGATCAATCGACAACTGAGTGCCTTGTTGGCGAACGAACCAAAACAGAACTCCTGA